The following are from one region of the Nymphaea colorata isolate Beijing-Zhang1983 chromosome 7, ASM883128v2, whole genome shotgun sequence genome:
- the LOC116258015 gene encoding protein FATTY ACID EXPORT 2, chloroplastic-like, with amino-acid sequence MALPVVLQSSGLAGARLSTPIYRLPRRGPSLLLIKPKHLLLRRPSSSSCLLGFPIRSRASGRTVVVVAQLEERQFESVGAASGAQEPVPLVVESFSSRELEVKNSGGEEISLEGGSGTGGIEGGFGGGGDGGNNNDNNDKDNSGEGENQENNKKMSMSQKLTLGYAALVGAGGVAGFLKRGSKTSLAAGGVSALLLFYVYTQLPTNPVFASSVGLGVSAALLGVMGSRFKKSGKMFPAGVVSIVSFIMTGGYIHGILRSMHA; translated from the exons ATGGCACTTCCCGTCGTCCTGCAGTCGTCTGGCCTTGCAGGAGCTCGCCTCTCTACTCCGATCTATCGCCTGCCGAGGAGAGGCCCTTCTCTTCTCCTCATTAAGCCTAAGCATCTGCTTTTGAGGCGGCCGTCGTCATCATCGTGCTTGCTTGGTTTCCCCATACGTTCCCGTGCTTCAGGGCGGACGGTGGTAGTTGTCGCGCAGTTGGAGGAGAGACAGTTCGAGAGTGTCGGTGCTGCTTCCGGAGCACAGGAGCCGGTGCCCTTGGTCGTTGAATCCTTTAGTTCGAGGGAGTTGGAGGTGAAGAATTCGGGCGGGGAGGAAATCAGCCTGGAAGGAGGAAGCGGCACCGGAGGCATTGAAGGTGGGTTTGGTGGAGGTGGCGACGGCGGAAACAACAACGATAACAACGACAAGGACAATTCCGGTGAAGGCGAAAACCAGGAGAATAACAAGAAGATGTCAATGTCTCAAAAGCTGACATTAGGGTACGCTGCCCTGGTTGGAG CTGGTGGAGTTGCGGGGTTTCTCAAAAGAGGGAGCAAGACATCACTTGCTGCAGGTGGTGTGTCAGCCTTGCTTCTTTTTTACGTGTACACGCAGCTTCCAACGAATCCAGTTTTTGCCTCATCTGTGGGACTTG GCGTGTCTGCCGCACTTCTGGGAGTAATGGGTTCTCGCTTCAAAAAATCAGGGAAGATGTTTCCCGCAGGTGTTGTATCTATTGTTTCTTTCATAATGACTGGTGGTTATATCCACGGGATATTGCGCAGTATGCATGCATAA